One Candidatus Binatia bacterium DNA window includes the following coding sequences:
- the ndhB gene encoding NADH-quinone oxidoreductase subunit N, with amino-acid sequence MDLGNLGSLAYFWPELVLVATILVVFVVDLFVEDKERLGDLALAGAGLSLLAASRQFGGETGWLFSRMIVLDPFAVFFKVLFALAAIAIVWMSLDSREVRSFRSQGEYYGLLLTATLGMYLMAAASNLLMAYLSLELLSLVSYVLTGYLRHDRRSGEAALKYLIYGGVASGTMIYGMSWIFGLTGSMDFAAIHAELFSGSPDRLTAFVALVLVLAGFGFKIAVVPFHMWAPDVYHGAPIPVTAFLAVASKAAGFALAIRFFYPVVSEMAGDGTWKFLAGLDWPQLLLVLSMVTMTLGNLAALSQQNLKRLLAYSSVAHAGYTLMGLVVLSDEGLRAVLFYLVVYYLMNLGAFLVVMIVANATGREDIDGMRGLAWRGGAAPAVAMSVFLFSLTGIPPLAGFVGKFYLFAAVVERELYFLALVGVLNSVVSLYYYARIVKTMFLDFPEAGDGTVRVGLHSGSLLWGLVAGTVVLGVYWAPVVGLVDRSLRFWIG; translated from the coding sequence ATGGACCTCGGTAACCTGGGAAGCCTGGCCTACTTCTGGCCCGAGCTCGTGCTCGTGGCGACGATTCTGGTGGTCTTCGTCGTGGACCTTTTCGTCGAGGACAAGGAGCGGCTCGGGGATCTCGCTCTCGCCGGTGCGGGGCTTTCCCTGCTCGCGGCCTCGCGGCAGTTCGGCGGGGAGACGGGCTGGCTTTTCAGCCGCATGATCGTGCTCGATCCCTTCGCCGTCTTTTTCAAGGTGCTCTTCGCGCTCGCGGCCATCGCGATCGTGTGGATGTCGCTCGACTCGCGCGAGGTGCGCAGCTTCCGGAGCCAGGGCGAGTACTACGGGCTTCTGCTGACGGCCACGCTCGGGATGTACCTGATGGCGGCGGCCTCGAACCTGCTGATGGCCTACCTCTCGCTCGAGCTTCTGAGCCTCGTGTCCTACGTGCTCACGGGCTATCTCCGGCACGACCGGCGCTCGGGCGAGGCGGCACTCAAGTACCTGATCTACGGCGGCGTGGCTTCGGGTACGATGATCTACGGGATGAGCTGGATTTTCGGGCTCACGGGAAGCATGGACTTCGCCGCGATCCACGCGGAGCTTTTCTCGGGCTCGCCCGACCGCCTCACGGCGTTCGTGGCGCTGGTGCTCGTGCTGGCCGGCTTCGGCTTCAAGATCGCCGTCGTCCCGTTCCACATGTGGGCCCCGGACGTCTACCACGGCGCCCCGATTCCGGTGACGGCGTTTCTGGCCGTGGCGTCGAAGGCGGCGGGCTTCGCGCTCGCCATCCGCTTTTTCTACCCCGTGGTTTCCGAGATGGCGGGCGACGGCACGTGGAAGTTTCTCGCCGGGCTCGACTGGCCGCAGCTCCTGCTCGTGCTGTCCATGGTAACGATGACGCTCGGGAACCTGGCGGCTCTCTCCCAGCAGAACCTGAAGCGCCTTCTCGCGTACTCGAGCGTCGCGCACGCCGGCTACACGCTCATGGGGCTCGTCGTACTGAGCGACGAGGGGCTGAGGGCGGTCCTCTTCTACCTCGTCGTCTACTACCTGATGAACCTGGGCGCGTTTCTCGTCGTCATGATCGTGGCGAACGCGACGGGCCGGGAGGACATCGACGGGATGCGGGGCCTCGCCTGGCGCGGCGGCGCGGCTCCGGCCGTGGCGATGAGCGTCTTTCTCTTCTCGCTCACGGGCATCCCGCCGCTCGCGGGCTTCGTGGGGAAGTTCTACCTCTTCGCGGCCGTCGTCGAGCGCGAGCTCTACTTTCTCGCGCTCGTTGGCGTGCTGAACAGCGTCGTTTCGCTCTACTACTACGCCCGGATCGTCAAGACGATGTTCCTCGATTTCCCGGAGGCGGGCGACGGGACCGTACGGGTAGGACTTCACAGCGGCTCGCTTCTCTGGGGGCTCGTGGCCGGCACCGTCGTGCTCGGAGTCTACTGGGCTCCGGTCGTGGGCCTCGTCGACCGGTCGCTGCGTTTCTGGATCGGCTGA
- a CDS encoding carbon-nitrogen hydrolase yields the protein MPTFFRIVAAQLTPRLGDVAANLALYEAEIERAVRDGVDVLVFPELSLTGYFLKDMVSEVALRLESAEVRRLREASRHVALVAGFVEEAPDFRYYNSAVYFEDGEIRHVHRKVYLPTYGLFDEGRYLARGNRIRSFPTKFGRFAILICEDLWHPSTIYIAALDGAVVVVCPSSSPLRGISDGAVQDDNARYWEALNRIYAQTYSVYLVYANRVGFEDGVGFWGGSEIVAPDGTTVAKGPYYEPATVGGEIDLARVRHHRVIAPVIRDEDLDLTINELLRIRGRPREGGELPAEALEKAHAEARKTKGGEVREGKGVEGRGTGSVEDRAEEDRAAGTTRPKPRARRRVAAGRSK from the coding sequence GTGCCGACCTTTTTCCGAATTGTTGCGGCGCAACTGACCCCTCGTCTCGGGGACGTCGCGGCGAACCTTGCCCTCTACGAGGCCGAGATCGAGCGAGCCGTGCGCGACGGCGTGGACGTGCTCGTTTTCCCGGAGCTCTCGCTCACGGGGTACTTTCTCAAGGACATGGTCTCCGAGGTGGCCTTGCGTCTCGAGAGCGCCGAGGTCCGGCGGCTCCGGGAGGCGAGCCGACACGTGGCGCTCGTGGCCGGGTTCGTCGAGGAGGCGCCCGATTTTCGGTACTACAACTCCGCCGTGTATTTCGAGGACGGCGAAATCCGACACGTGCACCGCAAGGTCTACCTTCCCACGTACGGGCTTTTCGACGAGGGGCGCTATCTCGCGCGCGGGAACCGGATCCGGAGCTTTCCGACGAAGTTCGGCCGTTTCGCCATCCTGATCTGCGAGGACCTCTGGCATCCTTCGACGATCTACATCGCCGCGCTCGACGGTGCCGTCGTCGTCGTGTGTCCTTCGAGCAGCCCGCTCCGGGGGATCAGCGACGGCGCGGTGCAGGACGACAACGCGCGGTACTGGGAGGCACTCAATCGCATCTACGCCCAGACCTATTCCGTCTATCTCGTCTACGCGAACCGCGTGGGCTTCGAAGACGGCGTCGGCTTCTGGGGCGGGTCGGAGATCGTCGCTCCGGACGGGACGACGGTGGCGAAGGGGCCGTACTACGAACCGGCGACGGTCGGAGGGGAGATCGACCTCGCCCGAGTCCGGCACCATCGCGTGATCGCCCCGGTGATCCGGGACGAGGATCTGGACCTCACGATCAACGAGCTTTTGCGGATCCGGGGGCGGCCGCGAGAAGGCGGGGAGCTGCCTGCGGAAGCCCTGGAAAAAGCGCACGCGGAAGCTCGGAAAACGAAGGGCGGGGAAGTGCGCGAGGGGAAGGGTGTGGAAGGTCGCGGTACGGGGAGCGTGGAAGATCGCGCCGAAGAAGATCGAGCCGCGGGTACCACCCGCCCGAAGCCGCGGGCGAGACGCCGCGTAGCCGCCGGGCGCAGCAAATGA
- the nadE gene encoding NH(3)-dependent NAD(+) synthetase, which produces MTAHVPSVLPRIPTNPPLLRRILTAFIRNEVRKVGVERVVVGLSGGVDSSLSALLAAEALGPENVLGLEMPYRTSSPESLRHADAVARVGGFQVLRIDITPQIDAYFERFPDADPVRRGNKMARERMTILYDHSARWKALVLGTSNKTELLLGYGTLHGDMASAVNPLGDLYKTQVWALAEAVGVPEEIVRKKPTADLWVGQTDEAELGFSYREVDALLYLMVDLRYTREELFRVGFSEAFVSRVAEMVKNSQFKRRLPVIAKVSHRTIDRDFRYARDWGR; this is translated from the coding sequence ATGACCGCCCACGTTCCTTCCGTTCTCCCGCGTATCCCGACGAACCCACCGCTCCTCCGCCGCATTCTGACCGCGTTCATTCGCAACGAGGTCCGGAAGGTCGGCGTCGAGCGGGTCGTGGTGGGTCTTTCGGGCGGCGTCGATTCCAGTCTTTCGGCGCTACTGGCCGCCGAGGCGCTCGGGCCCGAGAACGTCCTCGGCCTCGAGATGCCCTACCGGACCTCGAGCCCCGAAAGCCTCCGGCACGCGGACGCCGTGGCGAGGGTGGGTGGCTTCCAGGTCCTGCGGATCGACATCACGCCGCAGATCGACGCCTACTTCGAGCGCTTTCCCGACGCCGATCCCGTCCGCCGGGGCAACAAGATGGCGCGCGAGCGCATGACGATCCTCTACGACCACTCGGCACGGTGGAAGGCGCTCGTGCTGGGGACCAGCAACAAGACGGAGCTTCTTCTGGGTTACGGGACGCTCCACGGCGACATGGCCTCGGCCGTCAATCCGCTCGGGGACCTCTACAAGACGCAGGTCTGGGCCCTGGCCGAGGCGGTGGGGGTGCCGGAAGAAATCGTGCGCAAAAAGCCCACGGCGGACCTCTGGGTCGGGCAGACGGACGAGGCGGAGCTCGGTTTTTCCTACCGGGAAGTCGACGCGCTTCTCTATCTCATGGTGGACCTTCGTTACACGCGCGAGGAGCTTTTCAGAGTGGGTTTTTCCGAGGCTTTCGTCTCGCGCGTCGCCGAGATGGTGAAAAACTCCCAGTTCAAGCGCCGGCTTCCCGTCATCGCCAAGGTCTCGCACCGGACGATCGACCGCGACTTTCGTTACGCGCGCGACTGGGGGCGGTAG
- a CDS encoding coenzyme F390 synthetase codes for MTTATGPLDDLGARTETLVAARIPHHLERLQWTPDRLERHQRDALRTLLAHALRCSPFHARRLSGVDPEGFELGDLPSLPPMTKGEMMEHFDEVTTDRRLDRATVEAHLAAASQEPTLLFDRYVCLTSGGSSGIRGIFLQTIEEHVEFACSISRRSLARLMALGGPPPGGFVLAMVAAASPVHATGFGAATSKSGPMRIVSVPATLPICEAVARLNDIQPHALMGYPTRLEALAAEQRAGRLRITPFAVTTTGEVLTPSARAAIADAFGVPPVDQFASTEGLVGHSEPGESVLTFATDNCLVELVDADGRPVPPGVPSEGILVTNLYNLTQPLIRYEITDRFVRHPDSPEGYLRASVEGRADEVFRYGSVEIHPIVVRTVMVKTPAVSEYRVHQTPRGIDMEVVASESLDTETLAANLCASLRDAGLRDPLATVRCVEGIERNPLTGKVRRFVPLCLVVP; via the coding sequence ATGACGACCGCGACCGGACCGCTCGACGACCTCGGGGCCCGCACGGAAACGCTGGTCGCCGCCCGAATCCCGCACCATCTCGAGCGGCTGCAGTGGACCCCGGACCGCCTCGAGCGCCACCAGCGGGACGCGCTCCGCACCCTCCTCGCCCATGCCCTCCGATGCTCGCCCTTTCACGCCCGGCGGCTTTCCGGGGTCGATCCGGAGGGCTTCGAGCTCGGCGACCTGCCCTCTTTGCCTCCGATGACGAAGGGCGAAATGATGGAGCACTTCGACGAGGTCACGACCGATCGCAGGCTCGATCGCGCCACCGTCGAGGCCCACCTCGCCGCCGCGTCGCAAGAGCCCACTCTCCTTTTCGACCGCTACGTGTGCCTCACCTCGGGAGGGAGCTCCGGGATACGGGGCATCTTCCTCCAGACCATCGAAGAGCACGTGGAGTTCGCCTGCTCGATCTCTCGCCGGTCCCTCGCCCGTCTGATGGCCCTCGGAGGTCCGCCTCCAGGTGGCTTCGTCCTTGCAATGGTCGCCGCCGCCTCCCCCGTGCACGCGACCGGGTTCGGCGCCGCGACAAGCAAGAGCGGGCCCATGCGGATCGTGTCCGTTCCCGCCACGCTTCCCATCTGTGAAGCGGTGGCGCGCCTGAACGACATCCAACCCCACGCTCTCATGGGGTATCCCACACGCCTCGAGGCCCTCGCCGCCGAGCAACGTGCCGGGCGGCTTCGCATCACCCCCTTCGCCGTCACCACGACGGGCGAGGTCCTCACCCCTTCGGCGCGCGCCGCCATCGCCGACGCTTTCGGGGTGCCCCCGGTGGACCAGTTCGCGTCGACCGAGGGTCTCGTCGGGCACAGCGAGCCCGGCGAGTCCGTCCTGACCTTCGCCACGGACAACTGCCTGGTCGAACTCGTGGACGCCGACGGCCGACCGGTCCCCCCGGGGGTGCCCTCCGAAGGCATCCTGGTGACGAACCTCTACAACCTCACCCAGCCCCTCATCCGCTACGAGATCACCGACCGGTTCGTGCGCCATCCCGACTCGCCGGAGGGCTACCTCCGCGCCTCCGTCGAGGGCCGGGCCGACGAGGTCTTCCGCTACGGTTCGGTCGAGATCCACCCCATCGTCGTCCGCACCGTCATGGTGAAGACGCCGGCGGTGAGCGAGTACCGCGTACACCAGACCCCCCGCGGCATCGACATGGAGGTCGTCGCGAGCGAAAGCCTGGACACCGAAACCCTCGCCGCGAACCTGTGCGCGAGCCTGCGGGATGCTGGCCTTCGCGACCCTCTCGCCACGGTCCGGTGCGTCGAGGGCATCGAGCGCAACCCGCTCACCGGCAAGGTGAGGCGCTTCGTCCCGCTCTGCCTGGTCGTTCCGTGA
- the rsmI gene encoding ribosomal RNA small subunit methyltransferase I yields the protein MPGKLYVVATPIGNLEDLSPRAARVLAEVSLVAAEDTRRTRKLFARYGIRTPMVSCHENNEAERAREIVARLREGRDVALVSDAGTPGIADPGARVVRAAAEAGAEIVPVPGPSAVAAALSVSGFRCDRFVFEGFLPAGRTARRERLLELREEPRTLVFFEAPHRAEAFFGDLARIFGGERKAVVLREGTKLHETVLRGTLGELAARASELARGELTVVVEGYEERAGQRGGFTTEIDAEIDRLLSEGKKTREIAEEVAARFGLSRRSVYRRVLARSSSVAG from the coding sequence ATGCCCGGAAAGCTCTACGTCGTCGCCACTCCGATCGGAAATCTCGAGGATCTCTCCCCGCGTGCCGCCCGCGTGCTCGCCGAGGTCTCGCTCGTCGCGGCAGAAGACACGCGGAGGACCCGGAAGCTTTTCGCCCGCTACGGGATCCGGACGCCGATGGTAAGCTGTCACGAGAACAACGAAGCCGAACGGGCTCGCGAAATCGTGGCGCGGCTTCGTGAGGGCCGGGACGTGGCGCTGGTGTCGGACGCGGGCACGCCCGGGATCGCCGACCCGGGGGCGCGTGTCGTGCGTGCCGCCGCGGAGGCGGGGGCCGAGATCGTTCCGGTCCCGGGACCTTCGGCCGTGGCCGCGGCTCTCAGCGTCTCGGGCTTTCGGTGTGACCGCTTCGTTTTCGAGGGCTTTCTCCCGGCCGGCCGCACGGCACGGCGAGAGCGTCTTCTCGAGCTTCGCGAGGAGCCGCGCACGCTGGTTTTCTTCGAGGCGCCTCACCGCGCGGAGGCGTTTTTCGGCGACCTGGCCCGGATTTTCGGTGGAGAACGAAAAGCCGTCGTCCTGAGAGAAGGGACGAAGCTCCACGAGACCGTCCTGCGAGGAACGCTCGGGGAGCTCGCCGCCCGGGCTTCCGAGCTCGCACGAGGCGAGCTCACGGTCGTGGTCGAGGGTTACGAAGAACGTGCCGGACAGCGCGGCGGGTTCACCACGGAAATCGACGCCGAAATCGACCGGCTGCTTTCCGAGGGGAAGAAGACTCGAGAGATCGCCGAGGAGGTGGCCGCGCGCTTCGGTCTTTCGCGGCGCTCGGTCTACCGACGGGTTCTCGCTCGGAGTTCGTCGGTAGCGGGGTAA